A genomic window from Dehalococcoidia bacterium includes:
- the rplA gene encoding 50S ribosomal protein L1 produces MKRTSKRFAEIKSKIQDQKFNLEEAIKLLKECATAKFDEAIEFHIKTNADPRHADQQIRQTSDLPNGTGKNVKILIFAEGDTGNQALEAGAEFIIDDDITKRIEEGWDDFDVAIATPEMMPKIAKLGKHLGRKGLMPNPRSGTVVTEDKLVEAVEKANKGRVEIRMDKDANIHTRIGLCSFSADQIAQNLSSVYSTIVNNKPEGVKGAFIDSASICSTMGPGIDLDLETLQGSIVN; encoded by the coding sequence TTGAAAAGAACATCAAAAAGATTTGCTGAAATAAAGTCTAAAATACAAGATCAAAAATTCAATTTGGAAGAAGCTATTAAGCTACTTAAAGAGTGCGCAACTGCAAAGTTTGATGAAGCTATTGAGTTTCATATAAAGACTAATGCTGATCCTAGGCACGCTGATCAACAGATTAGACAAACCTCTGATTTACCAAATGGTACAGGTAAAAATGTAAAGATATTAATTTTTGCCGAAGGTGATACAGGCAACCAAGCTCTTGAAGCAGGAGCAGAATTCATCATAGATGACGATATAACTAAAAGAATCGAAGAAGGTTGGGATGACTTTGATGTTGCTATAGCAACTCCAGAAATGATGCCTAAAATAGCTAAACTAGGTAAACACCTTGGTAGAAAAGGACTAATGCCTAATCCAAGATCAGGAACTGTTGTTACAGAAGATAAGTTAGTTGAAGCAGTTGAAAAAGCTAATAAAGGGAGAGTAGAAATCAGAATGGATAAAGATGCTAATATACATACTAGAATAGGATTATGTTCTTTTTCTGCAGATCAAATTGCTCAAAATCTATCATCAGTATATTCAACAATAGTTAATAATAAACCCGAGGGTGTCAAAGGAGCTTTTATAGATTCTGCCTCTATTTGCTCAACTATGGGACCAGGAATTGACCTAGATTTAGAAACACTTCAAGGCAGTATTGTTAATTAA